Part of the Antechinus flavipes isolate AdamAnt ecotype Samford, QLD, Australia chromosome 2, AdamAnt_v2, whole genome shotgun sequence genome is shown below.
TAAATGTAGATTCATGGCTTCATATAGAATCCTTTATTTTGGTGTGTTTTGTCACGTGtttagaaatgatatttttggGTCTTAATATTCAGTAAAATAATAAGATTACACCACACCACCTCACATATACCCTGTGTAAGGAATCCAaagattaacaacaacaacaaaaaagaaagctcCTGTCTTGAGAGATTTATAATTTCTTAGGGGATTATGCATCATATAAACAAGTATGACCTGATAAGATCCCTTCCTATGTGCCTTAACAGATTTCTCTTTTcgaaactatttaaaaaatgattttaagacAAATTCTATATTGTGTAAAAGTTCTTTGTAATAACTATCTATGGTCAAAATAatacaaattcccacattggttaTGTCTCCAAAATAGATGGCTCAAATCTGCCCCCCCAAGTCCATCTCCTCTCTGCCAGGAGATGGATGGGTGGTGTGCTCTGAAACCGAACTGTGGCTCCAACAGATATTTCCACATGGCTTTCTTCCCTATCCCCCCGTTCTGTCCCCTCCCTACCCCGCGCCAGCTCCAACTGTCCCTCACTCCCAACTTCCTCCAGCCAGGCTTGCAGCCCGATGTTCGGGAACCTCGAGCCAGGCGGAGCACGCGGGATCGCAGTGGGTGGATGACCCTTCCGAGGCGCCTCCGGGGGCGGGGCGGACGCATCAGTGGGAACTTTTTTGTGTCTCACACAGCTGACCTCCCCGGTGGCTCGGCTATCCCTTGGGGGCTCATGGGGCCCACCAAGGCCGGGCCCATCTTGAGCTCCCCCTTCCTAGTGCTCGGGCTCGGGGCGCTCCTGGCCCACGTTGTTGGCTTCCAGCGCCGGCCTGGCTGGCGCTTCGCCTCCGCTGAGGTGGTGGTTCCTTTGCAGCTGCGCGGCTTCGACCACAGGGAGAGCCCTGGACGTCTCTCCTACGCGCTGCACTTCGGGGGCAGGAGACATGTGGTCCACCTGCAGCTTAAGAAGCTTCTGCTGCCCAGGCACCTGCCAGTCTTCACTTACACTGACCAAGGGTCCGTCCAGATGGACCATTCTTTTGTCCCTAAAGACTGCTACTACCGAGGCTACGTGGAGGGGATCCTGGGCTCCCTGGCTGCTCTCAGCACTTGCCATGGGGGTCTCCAGGGGATGCTGCAGGTGAACTCTCTTTACTATGAAATCGATCCCCTGCCCACCTCTCGCATTTTTCAGCACCTGGTTTATCCAATGGAGAATAAAAATAGAGGTCCTGGCTGGAAGTGCGGcttaacagaaaatgaaatagatcGTCTGGTCTTGGAGAAAAAGGGGCTGGGACAGTCAGTGCCTAGGGCTGGGCCCAAGGACAACTGGTGGCCTCAAACCCGCTTTGTGGAGTTGGTGGTGGTAGTGGATAATTTTTGGTATAAGTATGCTTGGGAAAATGAAACTGAGGTGATATTCCAAGTATTGGAAGTAGTCAATATAATAGATTCCTTGTATTATCCTATGCATGCCTACATAAGTTTGAGTGGAGTAGAGATCTGGACAAATAACAACCCAGTGGATTTTAGTAATGGCATAAAGGTAGCTTTGGATATATTTTCCCATTGGAAACAACTAATTAATGAGCGTTTGCCACATGATGTTGCCCACCTATTTGTTCGCTATAACTTTGGCAGGGACAAGGGTTTAGCTTATGTTGGTACAATCTGCCACGATCTAAAGTCAGTTGGCATTGATGCATATGTCGAGGATAACTTGTTGGAATTCTCTGTCACTGTTGCCCATGAACTGGGTCATAACCTTGGCATGGTCCATGACTATGACTTCTGCATCTGTGCACAAAAGCAATGCATCATGTACGCCAATTTCAGCTTAACGGATGTCTTTAGCAACTGTAGTTATGCTAGTTATTTTGATCAGTTTAATGAACTGTTTGTAGAATGTTTAATAAACCCACCAGAGCCTTACAAGATTGCCGCTACGAAGCTATGTGGTAATAAGGTGGTCGAAGAGGGAGAAGAATGTGACTGTGGATCTGTAAAAGAATGTAGCAAGGATTCTTGTTGTAAACCGGGTTGTACCCTGAGGCCCCATGCTAACTGTGCTTCTGGACTGTGCTGTGTAAATTGTAAGATTGCACCAGCTGGAACCCTTTGCAGACCCCCTAGGACACCATGTGATCTTCCAGAGTACTGCAATGGAACTTCGGTACTGTGCCAGAAAGATTTTTACATGCAGGATGGAACTCCATGTACTAGAAATGCTGTGTGCTATCGAAGTATTTGCAGTGACAGAATTCAACAGTGCAAAGCTATCTTTGGTGAAACAGCCTATGATGCTCCCCTGATCTGCTACAAAGAAGCAAACATGTTAAGTGATCAATTTGGGAACTGTTCTGTAGATGGTCATACATACAGGAAGTGTGACACAGCCCATGTTTTGTGTGGCAGACTTCAATGTGTCAATGTCAGCCAGATTCCCCATTTAGAGGAGTTTGATACTATATTCCAAGTTTATGTGAATGGAGTTATGTGCGTTGGAATGGATTTCCACATGGGGAAGGATGCTGGAAATGTAATTAATGGTGCAGTGTGTGGTCATGGAAAAATCTGCCTGAATAAGAAATGTGTTGATTATTCTGTACTGAATTATGACTGTGCAGCCAAGAAGTGCAGTTTTAATGGTATATGTAACAACAAGAAAAATTGTCACTGTCTAAATGGGTGGGATCCCCCATTCTGCCTTAAAAGAGGATTTGGTGGAAGTATTGATAGTGGGCCTCCTCCAAAATGGAAagcaaattactttttaattatttgctatctagcTTCTCTCTCGTTGGGTTTTTATGGGACATTAATGATGATTATCTTTTTAGCAAGAAAATCAGCATTGCTCATCTAGAAAGGAACAGCCTTTgtataaataaagtcagaaccCAATGGAAGGATCTATCCCTATTAGTAATATCCTCAAACAGAAAAATTCTCattgagaagaaggaaaaaaattctgcttCAATAATGTACATTGCAAATATATCAAATAAAGTTTCTGAAGGGAGTTTTGTCATGGAGTTGAACCAATCAGGATTGACCCCTCAAATATCTTTAGTTAGTTTTGTGATGTAAGATTCAGGCCAAAATTTTTGAACATTAGTAAGCCCTGGGTGACTCATCCTTCTGATGCCCACTTCAAGGCACTCCTCCCTTCGAGGAGGGGAGATGAGTAAGATCAGTTAGTATAGTCAGTTACCTCTAGATCAGAACTTATAATTGCTCATTCTCCCTTCTCTAGTCAGGGTATGACCTTAGAAGCAGCATCTCTTCATGGCCTTAGAACCACAGAGCATAACAATGAAACAAAGGGAGCCCTAACATCTGCCTACCATAGGTAGGAGGacacttttgtaaaaaaaaaaaaaatttatagttttttattgacaaaacatatgcatggtaatttttcatcattgacccttgcaaaaccttctgttccaactttagcccctccttcctcctcccccttccccctagatggcaggcagtccaatgcatgttaaatatgtaaaagtatatgttaaatacaatatatgtatacatatttatacagtttatcttgctgcacaagaaaaatcgaatttagaaagaatgtaaaaataacctgagaaggaaaataaaaatgcaagcagacaataacagatagagtgggaatgctatgttgtggtccacactcatctctcatagttcttttgctgggtgtagatggctctcttcatcactgatcacttggaattggtttgaatcatctcatcgttgtagagagccacgtccatcagatttgatcatcatatagtatttttgttgaagtgtataatgatgtcctggttctgctcatttcacttagctcatctaagtctctccaagcctttctgaaatcatagtGGGGAGGACTCTTAACTGTTCCAAACTTCACAGTCTCTTCACCTACCCTCTCACCATATACTCTACTCAGCACTACATAGG
Proteins encoded:
- the LOC127546287 gene encoding disintegrin and metalloproteinase domain-containing protein 20-like, with the protein product MGPTKAGPILSSPFLVLGLGALLAHVVGFQRRPGWRFASAEVVVPLQLRGFDHRESPGRLSYALHFGGRRHVVHLQLKKLLLPRHLPVFTYTDQGSVQMDHSFVPKDCYYRGYVEGILGSLAALSTCHGGLQGMLQVNSLYYEIDPLPTSRIFQHLVYPMENKNRGPGWKCGLTENEIDRLVLEKKGLGQSVPRAGPKDNWWPQTRFVELVVVVDNFWYKYAWENETEVIFQVLEVVNIIDSLYYPMHAYISLSGVEIWTNNNPVDFSNGIKVALDIFSHWKQLINERLPHDVAHLFVRYNFGRDKGLAYVGTICHDLKSVGIDAYVEDNLLEFSVTVAHELGHNLGMVHDYDFCICAQKQCIMYANFSLTDVFSNCSYASYFDQFNELFVECLINPPEPYKIAATKLCGNKVVEEGEECDCGSVKECSKDSCCKPGCTLRPHANCASGLCCVNCKIAPAGTLCRPPRTPCDLPEYCNGTSVLCQKDFYMQDGTPCTRNAVCYRSICSDRIQQCKAIFGETAYDAPLICYKEANMLSDQFGNCSVDGHTYRKCDTAHVLCGRLQCVNVSQIPHLEEFDTIFQVYVNGVMCVGMDFHMGKDAGNVINGAVCGHGKICLNKKCVDYSVLNYDCAAKKCSFNGICNNKKNCHCLNGWDPPFCLKRGFGGSIDSGPPPKWKANYFLIICYLASLSLGFYGTLMMIIFLARKSALLI